The genomic stretch GATTTTCTTAGATTTTTTACTTAATTCTTTTACTTAAATTTACGTATGCAGCGATCGCAGTGGATATCAGTACTAACAGGCGTTATCGCCGTGATTTTGGGATTAGGCTATTTGATTTTGGTTCAGATACTAGATTGGCGAGGTGGTGAGATGTTACCTGCCCCCGTTGATTTGTCTTTTCTTTTTTAAAGTTTGTCGATAGAGATGCTATTTAAGTTCGTGAATAAATTTAGCCAAGATTCACAAGGTGAATCTTGGCTAAATTAAGTGGGTTTTATGAAACTAACCAGAAAAGGTCATTACAGTGTGAAGGCGATGCTCGATCTGGTGGTTTGGGCAAAGCGTAAGCCTGCATCTGTAAAAGAAATTAGCGATCGCCAATCAATACCTGCTCCATATTTAGAAAAAATTTTAATAGCCTTGCGCCAAGCGGATTTAGTGGAGTCCGTGCGGGGCGTACAGGGGGGATATAAGCTGAAGCGATCGCCTAAAGATATCTCTCTCGGTGAAATATTATCTGCTGTTGGTGAAGATACCCATCCCTTACCCAGATTAAAGCCACAGGAAAAACTAGCCTCCGATTGGGTCACATTTGCGCTCTGGCAAAGACTTGATCGCAAGCTTAAGGATGCACTCTATGGAATTTGTTTAGAAGATTTATATTACGATGCCCGCAGTTGGCAAGCCTCCCAAGGACAAAGTGCTGGATTTATAGTTTAGAGAGGGCTGTCGCTTCGCGACACCCTCTCTAAACCTTTAAGCAGATTTACTGCGAATTTGGCGCATGAGGTTTGCCATTTCGATCGCACCCATGCCAAACTCCCAACCCTTATTGCTCTTGATGCCAGCGCGTTCGAGAGCTTGCTGCATCGTGTCAGTAGTCAATACCCCGAAAATGATTGGTACACCTGTTTGAAAAGACGCGGCAGCAACACCCTTAGAAACTTCATTGGATACATAGTCAAAGTGTGGTGTATCGCCACGAATCACCGCACCCAAGCAAATAATCGCATCATAACGTCCTGAAACGGCTAATTCCTTTGCCACCATGGATATTTCCAAACTACCCGGAACCCATGCGTAGTCAACTTGACTGCCATTTTCAGAAACATCAACGCCATGGCGCAATAGTGAGTCTTGACATCCTTGGAGGAGCTTACCAACGATCAGGTCATTAAACCGAGCAACCACGATTGCAAAACGCAAACTATCAGTATTGGTAAAGCTACCTTCAAAAACTGCCATAGAGTTAAATTAAGTCAAAAGTAAAGTCGAAAATGAAAATTTAAGTATTTGATGGAGCGCCAAGCGCTCCATCAAATATTGATTAAGCTACAAAAGAATTTAAGATGCCGATGACGATGACAAAAGCTACCCAAATTAGGGAGCCAAGAAACAAGAGGGGCTTGGTTTGATTCCAAGAGCTAGGAGATGCGTATGCGACGGGTACGCCAATCACCAAAACGAAGGAAAACAGCACAAATGCAGCTAATAAAAGCTGAAATAAAATAGTCATTTTTTTAACTCCAAGTACTAAAACAAAATACCAAAATAAATCCTTTACACCAAATTAGCAGAAAATGCGTCTCTCTTAAGGGCTGAAGCAAATAGGGCAAAGAGCCGACTTTTGTGGCGTGGCGAAGCCACGCCACAAAAATCACTGGTTGTTAATTACAAAGCTCCTGCGGCAGTGCGATCGAGAATACCTTCAGAAAGATGGGTGGTGATATTGCAAGACTGTAAAACGGGTTTACCCTGTGCGCCTTGAGGATAGTCAATGACACTCACGCCGCCATTACCTTGTTTAAAGATCCAAAATTGCTCTGGTGTAAAGCCAAATAATAAACAAAGAATTGCTTTGTTCACAGCATCATGGGCGACAACTAGAGCCGTTTCTCCTGCGGGAACTGACTCCACAATTTTTTGCCAAATTACCTCAACACGATCCCATACCTGCTGTAAATTCTCGCCTTCAGGCATTTGCACAGTTTCGGGTTGTGATTGCCAAAGGGCTAGCTGACCTGCAAATTCGGCTTCGATTTCATGCTCAAATTTACCTTCCCAGAGACCGTGGGAAATTTCTTTGAGTTCATCAAATAGCTCAAGTTTGATATTGGGATGCTTGCTTAAAATTTCTAGTGCTGTATCCTTGGGACGGAGCATGGGACTGCTGAAAGCCTTGTCGATTTTGACTTTGGCGAGAAACTCACTAGCGCGTCTTGCCTGAGCATGACCATTGTTATTGAGGGGAACATCAATTTGCCCTTGGAATCGTTTTTGGCGATTCCACTCGGTTTCACCGTGGCGTACTAGCAATAGACGGGGCCCATTGTGGTTTTTCTTGAGGGGGGGCAATGGTGATTCAGTAATGTCTTCAAGGTGACTCGCAAGGTTGAGAGACTCTAGTTGCACGCCATCACTAATACTTGTGCCTTGAAAATTGAGGACGCTAATGGCGCAATTCACTTGCTGGATATTGTGATACAGGCTAATGGGGATACCGATCGCTGAGCAAATTAGCGCCCGATTAATACCACTATGTCCCACTAGTAAAATAGTTTTGTCTTGATGCTTAGGCAAGATTTCTGCCCATAGAGCCTTAGCTTGCTCGAAAAGATCAAGAATTGGATAGCGATCGCCTAGTTGAAATTTTTCTGGCTCATTTTGCCAAAGATGATATTTTTCAGGAAATTGCTCTTTGACATCACTCGCGATCATCGACTCCCACTCAGTGAGGTCGATTTCGAGCAATCCCTCAGTAGTATTTAATGCTGGTGGTTGACAATTTTCGGACAAAATAATCTGAGCAGTATGCTGAGCGCGAACTAGAGGGCTAGCATAGGCGGCATCGATACCTAAGTTGGCTAAAGCTTTTCCTGCGAGTTTAGCTTGATGTTTACCTTTGTCAGTTAATACGGACTGCAATTCTGGGCGATCGTAATTGCCCCGTCCTTGGATTTTGCTCAGGATATTGAAATTACTTTCGCCGTGACGGACGATAACTACTCGCGTACTCAGAACCTTACCCTCATCTTCATTTAAAGTTGGATAGTTGGGACAACCAGCATATCCAACACAACTACCTAATATTAAAACACTATTAAGAAATAGTAACGCTCAATGCTGCGCTATAATACTACGATAGGCTTAAGATAGCTGCTAGCTAAAATGCATCTAGCTAAAGTGCATCTAGCTGTTAGTTAAGCGCTCAAGCTTACCTACCATAATCATAAACTTGAATCATCAAGTACGCTGTTTTACCTATAGGCTGAATGCTGTAGGCAAATGGTGTAAGCACCTTCTAGATAGTTTAATAAAAGTCAGTCTAAGAAATAACCTTAGCTTTTAACGAAATCCCACCAATCTTTCCAACAACTATATTCATACTGCATTGCCATAAGTATTGCCATGAGTATTGCTCGCTCAGGTTAATGATGATAAGCAAAGCTTAGAGTCGCTAATCTGTAAGATTTTTAAAATTTAGTTTTTACACAAAGTAGATAGTAAAACCTACCTA from Pseudanabaena sp. Chao 1811 encodes the following:
- a CDS encoding RrF2 family transcriptional regulator, with product MKLTRKGHYSVKAMLDLVVWAKRKPASVKEISDRQSIPAPYLEKILIALRQADLVESVRGVQGGYKLKRSPKDISLGEILSAVGEDTHPLPRLKPQEKLASDWVTFALWQRLDRKLKDALYGICLEDLYYDARSWQASQGQSAGFIV
- the ribH gene encoding 6,7-dimethyl-8-ribityllumazine synthase, whose protein sequence is MAVFEGSFTNTDSLRFAIVVARFNDLIVGKLLQGCQDSLLRHGVDVSENGSQVDYAWVPGSLEISMVAKELAVSGRYDAIICLGAVIRGDTPHFDYVSNEVSKGVAAASFQTGVPIIFGVLTTDTMQQALERAGIKSNKGWEFGMGAIEMANLMRQIRSKSA
- the psbZ gene encoding photosystem II reaction center protein PsbZ, with the protein product MTILFQLLLAAFVLFSFVLVIGVPVAYASPSSWNQTKPLLFLGSLIWVAFVIVIGILNSFVA
- a CDS encoding histidine phosphatase family protein; translated protein: MSTRVVIVRHGESNFNILSKIQGRGNYDRPELQSVLTDKGKHQAKLAGKALANLGIDAAYASPLVRAQHTAQIILSENCQPPALNTTEGLLEIDLTEWESMIASDVKEQFPEKYHLWQNEPEKFQLGDRYPILDLFEQAKALWAEILPKHQDKTILLVGHSGINRALICSAIGIPISLYHNIQQVNCAISVLNFQGTSISDGVQLESLNLASHLEDITESPLPPLKKNHNGPRLLLVRHGETEWNRQKRFQGQIDVPLNNNGHAQARRASEFLAKVKIDKAFSSPMLRPKDTALEILSKHPNIKLELFDELKEISHGLWEGKFEHEIEAEFAGQLALWQSQPETVQMPEGENLQQVWDRVEVIWQKIVESVPAGETALVVAHDAVNKAILCLLFGFTPEQFWIFKQGNGGVSVIDYPQGAQGKPVLQSCNITTHLSEGILDRTAAGAL